In a single window of the Methanolobus psychrophilus R15 genome:
- a CDS encoding multi-sensor hybrid histidine kinase, whose product MTDEAKSQKQLAEGLNEVKGLPDVSKGSIHSFQENLENKLHWKTTFLDNLLMSVPDLIFYKDMKGVYLECNPAFSEFTGRAIDEIIGKTDYDLFKKEVADYFRMNDCKTMKDGRPRKNGEWVIYPDGRRVFLETLKTPLKARDGKLMGVLGISRDVTHRKSKGDILLDFQGELFQIVNSSLCPIFVIGKDHTVIYWNKACESMFGITAAEMVGTKEPWKAFYPRKRPLLADLIADGQKQLIENYYGNKNLKSSSIEGGYEAQDYFPQIDKWILFNAAPLRNMEGSVVGAIETLQDITISKKAEERLAKQHEQLISILEAIDEPVYVCDPKDYELLFANSPIKDEHGIDIIGKKCYSVLQNRDSPCPFCTNDKIFGENIGKPYLWEFQNNVNKRWYRCIDKAISWPDGRMVRFEMAIDLDEYKLAQKALQQSEERFEAISTFAQDAIIAIDSEGHINFWNKAAERIFGYSSKEALAKNVHLLLAPQDYQEKYHPAFSRFQNTGKGSAMGKTLELRAKKKDGTELSVELSLSAVILNNKWTAIGVIRDITERKIVEDTLLQATKEAENANRTKSEFLANMSHELRTPLNAIIGFSDVLLEGHFGELNNKQHRYLDNISNSGRHLLGIINDILDISKVESGKSTLVFEVISIHSMLEEMMSFMQPLAADKEIVLKLEIAPGPDNLLADKAKVKQVLYNLIGNAIKFTDIGEYITINAKTEGNMAYISVIDTGIGIGADDKERLFRPFTQLDSSTHRKYEGTGLGLALSKELIELHGGIIWVESEPGKGSTFTFTLPLDRGLCHIVDNERKEEQE is encoded by the coding sequence ATGACGGATGAAGCCAAATCACAAAAACAGCTTGCTGAAGGGCTGAATGAGGTTAAGGGTCTGCCGGATGTTTCAAAAGGATCTATTCACTCCTTCCAAGAGAATCTCGAAAATAAATTGCATTGGAAAACCACATTTTTAGATAATTTACTCATGTCTGTACCTGATCTTATATTTTATAAAGACATGAAAGGTGTATATCTGGAGTGTAATCCTGCCTTTTCTGAGTTTACAGGTCGGGCGATCGATGAAATAATAGGGAAAACGGATTACGACCTTTTTAAAAAAGAAGTCGCTGATTATTTCCGTATGAATGATTGCAAGACGATGAAAGATGGTCGCCCCCGTAAAAATGGCGAGTGGGTCATTTATCCGGATGGCAGGCGCGTCTTTCTTGAAACCCTGAAGACCCCCTTAAAAGCGCGGGATGGCAAACTTATGGGAGTACTGGGAATTAGCCGCGATGTTACGCACAGGAAAAGTAAAGGGGATATTTTACTTGACTTCCAGGGTGAATTGTTTCAAATTGTTAATAGTAGCTTGTGTCCTATATTCGTAATAGGCAAGGATCACACTGTCATCTACTGGAACAAAGCATGTGAGAGTATGTTTGGAATAACCGCAGCTGAAATGGTCGGTACCAAAGAACCCTGGAAGGCATTTTATCCCCGGAAAAGACCCCTTCTTGCTGACCTGATAGCAGACGGTCAAAAGCAGCTAATAGAAAATTACTATGGCAATAAGAACCTGAAATCCTCATCAATAGAAGGTGGATATGAGGCTCAGGACTATTTTCCTCAAATAGATAAATGGATATTATTTAATGCTGCACCACTTAGGAATATGGAAGGGAGCGTTGTCGGGGCCATAGAAACCCTGCAGGATATCACTATTAGCAAAAAGGCTGAAGAAAGACTTGCAAAACAGCACGAACAGCTTATTTCTATCCTTGAAGCCATTGATGAGCCTGTTTATGTGTGTGACCCGAAGGATTATGAATTACTCTTTGCGAACTCTCCAATCAAAGATGAGCATGGCATTGATATTATCGGCAAGAAATGTTACTCGGTACTACAGAACCGCGATTCCCCCTGTCCCTTTTGTACCAATGACAAAATATTCGGAGAAAACATCGGGAAACCCTATCTGTGGGAATTCCAGAACAATGTGAACAAACGCTGGTATCGATGCATCGACAAAGCAATAAGCTGGCCAGATGGACGTATGGTCAGGTTTGAGATGGCCATAGACCTAGATGAATATAAATTAGCACAAAAGGCTTTGCAGCAGAGTGAGGAAAGATTTGAGGCTATCAGTACTTTCGCACAAGATGCGATTATAGCAATAGATAGTGAAGGTCATATCAATTTCTGGAATAAGGCAGCTGAGAGGATATTTGGTTACTCAAGTAAAGAAGCACTGGCAAAGAATGTCCATTTGCTGCTAGCTCCGCAGGATTATCAGGAAAAATACCACCCTGCATTCTCGCGATTCCAGAATACAGGGAAAGGTTCAGCTATGGGAAAAACCCTTGAGCTGAGAGCAAAAAAGAAAGATGGGACCGAGCTTTCTGTCGAATTATCTCTTTCAGCTGTCATATTGAATAATAAATGGACTGCTATTGGGGTAATCCGTGATATCACTGAACGGAAGATAGTCGAAGATACACTGCTTCAGGCCACCAAAGAAGCAGAGAATGCAAATCGTACAAAGAGTGAGTTTCTTGCGAATATGAGCCATGAACTAAGGACTCCTCTTAACGCAATCATAGGTTTTTCAGATGTTCTGCTTGAAGGGCACTTCGGGGAACTGAACAATAAGCAACATCGATATTTGGACAATATCTCAAATAGTGGAAGGCATCTTCTTGGTATTATCAACGACATACTTGATATTTCTAAGGTGGAATCTGGAAAATCAACACTGGTGTTTGAAGTAATATCTATCCATAGTATGCTGGAAGAAATGATGTCTTTTATGCAGCCACTTGCAGCAGATAAAGAGATAGTGTTGAAACTGGAAATAGCGCCAGGACCTGACAACCTGCTGGCAGATAAAGCGAAGGTGAAACAGGTACTTTATAACCTTATAGGCAATGCCATAAAATTTACGGATATAGGCGAATATATAACAATCAACGCAAAAACAGAAGGAAACATGGCGTATATATCCGTGATAGATACAGGGATCGGTATTGGTGCTGATGACAAGGAAAGACTTTTCAGGCCTTTTACCCAACTTGATTCTTCCACTCACAGAAAATATGAGGGTACGGGTCTTGGCCTTGCCCTTTCTAAGGAACTCATTGAACTCCACGGCGGAATAATATGGGTGGAAAGTGAACCCGGCAAGGGCAGCACTTTTACATTCACGCTTCCCCTAGACAGGGGTCTTTGTCATATAGTGGATAATGAGAGAAAGGAGGAACAAGAATAG
- a CDS encoding nitrogen-fixing NifU domain protein produces MKFPYSEKVLEHFKNPRNVGKMENPDGKGLEGSPACGDMVAVYLQVNPETKVIDDVKFESYGCASNIATASIITELAKGKTIDEAKEISWKQATEELGGLPPVKAHCSVLAVEGLRSAIRDYEEKHGLVSAKEPTTEVVVRSRLKHVMNPMAGLDIVRTELVTKIDVKDGSVRILLDLPSNHQFAAAIREDITEKVESLWDVTEVKVIFAE; encoded by the coding sequence ATGAAGTTCCCATACAGTGAGAAAGTTCTAGAGCATTTCAAAAATCCCCGGAATGTGGGAAAGATGGAGAACCCGGATGGTAAAGGACTGGAAGGCAGTCCGGCCTGTGGTGACATGGTTGCAGTTTACCTGCAGGTTAACCCGGAAACAAAGGTCATAGATGATGTGAAGTTCGAATCATACGGATGTGCATCCAATATTGCCACAGCTTCAATAATCACTGAGCTAGCCAAAGGCAAAACCATCGATGAAGCAAAAGAGATAAGCTGGAAACAGGCCACCGAAGAGCTTGGAGGCCTCCCGCCGGTAAAAGCCCACTGCTCGGTGCTTGCCGTTGAAGGCCTCAGATCTGCGATACGTGACTATGAGGAGAAGCACGGGCTTGTGAGCGCAAAGGAGCCTACCACCGAGGTCGTGGTCAGGAGCCGGCTCAAGCATGTCATGAATCCCATGGCAGGGCTGGACATCGTCAGGACGGAACTGGTGACAAAGATAGACGTAAAGGACGGGTCTGTCAGGATACTGCTTGATCTGCCTTCCAACCACCAGTTCGCTGCAGCTATAAGGGAAGATATAACAGAAAAGGTCGAGTCCCTCTGGGATGTTACTGAAGTGAAGGTCATCTTTGCTGAATAA
- a CDS encoding aminotransferase, class V, with translation MLDKTVYLDNAASTRLDERVLDAMKPYYFDTYAVATSEFGYSMGIDAKEGLESARATIASSLGATPDEIVLTSGETESSNMAIKGVASALTKKKGNHIIVSKIEDFPVLNTARVLEKQGYKADYISVSPEGVLDLEELESAINENTTLVSIQHANQEIGTLQDLKAIAEICKEKDVLLHTDATHSFTRVPIDVSKIPVDLVTMSAHTIHGPRGVGALYIREGTPIHKWMDGGFQESNRRAGLENIPGAVGFAKAVELVTPEENKFLASLRDHTIKRAEEEVPHVTLNGSRHQRIPQNANVTFHYVEGESMTLHLDMRGFAVSTGSACFSRSLEASHVIMGIGGNHERAHGSLRFSFGRYNTMDDVDGIIDAVKEIVAQLRAISPLYEKNR, from the coding sequence ATGTTGGATAAGACAGTTTATCTTGATAACGCTGCCAGTACCCGCCTTGATGAAAGGGTGCTGGATGCTATGAAGCCATATTACTTTGATACTTACGCAGTAGCCACTTCAGAGTTCGGTTATTCCATGGGTATCGATGCCAAGGAAGGGCTTGAGAGTGCACGCGCAACGATAGCTTCATCCCTGGGGGCAACTCCGGATGAGATAGTGCTCACTTCCGGTGAAACGGAATCAAGCAACATGGCAATCAAAGGTGTCGCCTCGGCTCTCACGAAAAAGAAAGGCAACCACATAATTGTCTCGAAGATCGAGGATTTCCCCGTGCTCAATACCGCCAGGGTCCTGGAAAAACAGGGTTACAAGGCAGATTACATCAGTGTGAGTCCCGAAGGTGTGCTTGACCTGGAAGAACTTGAGAGTGCCATTAACGAGAACACCACCCTTGTTTCCATACAGCATGCGAACCAGGAAATAGGAACTCTCCAGGACCTAAAGGCCATTGCAGAGATCTGTAAAGAGAAGGATGTGCTGCTGCACACGGATGCGACACACAGTTTCACCAGGGTGCCTATCGACGTCAGCAAAATACCAGTTGACCTTGTAACGATGTCAGCACATACCATCCACGGCCCAAGGGGTGTCGGAGCATTGTATATCAGGGAGGGCACACCCATCCACAAATGGATGGATGGAGGATTCCAGGAATCCAATCGTCGTGCGGGACTTGAGAACATCCCAGGTGCTGTTGGGTTTGCAAAGGCTGTGGAGCTTGTGACACCTGAGGAAAATAAATTCCTTGCATCTCTTAGGGACCATACTATAAAGAGAGCTGAGGAAGAGGTCCCCCATGTGACGCTGAATGGCAGCAGGCATCAGCGTATACCGCAGAACGCGAACGTAACTTTCCATTATGTTGAAGGCGAATCAATGACACTGCATCTGGACATGAGGGGATTTGCAGTGAGCACCGGCTCCGCATGCTTCAGCCGGTCACTTGAGGCAAGCCATGTGATCATGGGCATAGGCGGGAACCATGAAAGAGCGCACGGATCCCTGCGTTTTAGCTTTGGCCGATATAACACCATGGATGATGTGGACGGCATAATCGATGCCGTGAAAGAAATAGTGGCACAGCTTAGGGCTATCAGTCCGCTTTACGAGAAGAACAGGTGA
- a CDS encoding putative NAD(FAD)-dependent dehydrogenase, with the protein MSGKTVIVVHSGDLDKIYSALIIGNGALSMGMEASLYFTFWGLQRLKKGGLEKGPLSKMHMLGLGKWMVSKRMKKANVAPLEKLMEDYKELGGRIIACEMTMEIMGIKPEELRREWIDDYGAVGTYIHEAKDASITLFI; encoded by the coding sequence ATGTCCGGAAAGACAGTTATCGTGGTCCATAGCGGGGACCTGGATAAGATATACAGTGCCCTCATCATAGGCAATGGTGCTCTCTCCATGGGAATGGAGGCATCCCTTTATTTCACATTCTGGGGACTGCAGCGACTTAAGAAAGGGGGTCTGGAGAAAGGGCCCTTATCAAAGATGCACATGCTGGGACTTGGAAAATGGATGGTTAGCAAGAGGATGAAGAAAGCCAACGTCGCGCCTCTTGAGAAGCTCATGGAGGATTATAAAGAACTTGGCGGCAGGATAATAGCCTGTGAGATGACAATGGAAATAATGGGGATAAAGCCTGAGGAGCTGCGCAGGGAATGGATAGATGATTACGGAGCAGTCGGTACTTACATCCATGAAGCAAAGGATGCCAGTATCACACTTTTCATTTAG
- a CDS encoding SirA family protein: protein MAKVEIDVRGQTCPVPLVECRKALRKASPGDEVVVMGTHPASKKEIPMACEAMGLEVVDIEGKDNDWKIRIKR from the coding sequence ATGGCAAAGGTGGAAATCGATGTAAGGGGTCAGACATGTCCTGTCCCTCTCGTGGAATGTCGTAAAGCACTGAGAAAAGCATCGCCTGGAGATGAGGTCGTGGTCATGGGAACACACCCGGCTTCAAAAAAAGAGATACCTATGGCTTGTGAGGCTATGGGGCTTGAAGTTGTTGATATCGAAGGTAAAGACAACGACTGGAAGATAAGGATAAAAAGATAG
- a CDS encoding putative phosphoglycerate mutase, with protein sequence MILVLLAFALQTASATEILEVNPVDMPQGAVILIIDGLGSPYIYPELTPYALDGQMLPKSQGGNLSLILSQSYRVLDVRAPQTYTEAGHSVLVTGYSKALSDVIGGSGTTIYDVAHEYDYYTFAVMHKGDFASLCSKQDVMVRDVTNSVNQPEMLVMTNVNSAGQKQIPMEVAALMQDSIPVLNDQLKQFPEGSQQRYDTYNNWAIYTAMDVIDHMHANYPQEQYLLTINVGAIDSAGHYKKDTGYITSIDGIDAACMDLYVKCKENNLAFILTADHGMAFPNPDSRGGHQAAKYSRTNEAQMVPFVVSASGIASSIIEGSYGQEDIAPTILDILYLPNELRLSDGNAIPLRDNTVLKVSVPQKGTLEIIREGDTIFSTTLSDSSLLRGVETGYNYNIHFTSDDSSISVMKKEIFIAGSEHIDFSLPAAASTSGVFLRNPRYLIGSVLIVIINIIGFVLIRKILKE encoded by the coding sequence TTGATTCTTGTTTTGCTGGCCTTTGCATTGCAGACAGCCAGCGCAACAGAGATTCTGGAAGTAAACCCAGTCGATATGCCACAAGGAGCAGTAATCCTGATCATCGATGGCCTGGGCTCCCCGTATATCTATCCCGAGTTAACACCTTACGCGCTGGATGGCCAGATGCTTCCTAAATCGCAGGGGGGTAACCTTTCACTTATTTTAAGCCAGAGTTACAGGGTGCTTGATGTGCGGGCTCCCCAGACATATACGGAAGCCGGGCACTCTGTCCTTGTTACGGGTTACTCAAAGGCCCTGTCCGATGTAATAGGAGGGTCGGGCACCACCATCTACGATGTAGCTCATGAATACGATTATTACACTTTTGCAGTAATGCACAAAGGCGATTTCGCGAGCCTGTGCTCCAAGCAGGATGTTATGGTACGTGATGTCACCAATTCTGTCAACCAGCCTGAGATGCTCGTCATGACAAATGTTAACTCTGCAGGGCAAAAACAGATACCAATGGAAGTAGCTGCCCTTATGCAGGATAGCATACCGGTACTGAATGATCAGCTTAAGCAATTCCCGGAAGGTTCTCAGCAGCGGTACGACACATATAATAATTGGGCTATCTACACCGCAATGGATGTAATTGATCACATGCACGCCAATTATCCGCAAGAGCAATACCTGCTTACAATTAATGTAGGTGCCATCGATTCTGCAGGTCACTACAAAAAAGATACTGGCTATATTACATCTATCGATGGCATTGATGCTGCATGCATGGACCTTTATGTAAAATGCAAGGAGAATAACCTTGCTTTTATCCTCACGGCAGATCACGGCATGGCTTTCCCAAACCCGGATTCCCGTGGCGGCCACCAGGCAGCCAAATATTCCAGGACCAATGAGGCACAAATGGTGCCTTTCGTTGTATCGGCATCCGGCATTGCAAGTAGCATCATAGAAGGCAGTTACGGGCAGGAAGATATTGCTCCTACAATACTTGATATATTATATCTGCCAAACGAACTCAGATTGTCCGACGGGAATGCGATACCACTCAGGGACAATACAGTCCTGAAAGTATCAGTGCCTCAAAAAGGCACCCTGGAGATCATTAGAGAAGGAGACACTATTTTTTCGACCACTCTCTCCGACAGTAGCCTGCTCCGGGGAGTGGAAACCGGTTACAATTACAATATCCACTTCACATCCGATGATAGCTCAATATCGGTTATGAAAAAGGAGATATTTATTGCCGGAAGCGAACATATTGATTTCAGCCTGCCTGCCGCAGCTTCCACAAGCGGGGTATTCCTCAGGAACCCGCGCTATCTTATTGGCAGTGTCCTGATAGTTATTATCAATATCATCGGGTTTGTTCTGATAAGAAAGATACTGAAAGAATAA
- a CDS encoding major facilitator transporter has protein sequence MDKNRLLLYFTVFLIMGLSNAVIPVLPEIAALGKGSAGVLASGLLFSGYFIGALVMMLPFGLLSDRYDGLRLIVFSILLTLVSGIVLLISENLFVLVLARLAEGVACGAFFPVAYAMLSEYEEKSRYIGEFNFLLNAGLALGVALAGYLAQWHIKGGIFIFTALAILLLIAGAMILKQENRSHETSPKVRVKEPDIPGVRTIAGHFTNAKYSRIWIITFLLFGITGVVIAFYPDYSQETLSKTALGISIAAMYVSAMIANIAAGRLNLNYRQMIRAGVAIAATGTLLTIVHPLSGFALIGAGSGTGMVGLPLAVTNMRIRRGLAMGIFNTCIYAGIGLMPVFAGVFLGILGFEAIFAACAIILLLSLLIKDRLKSES, from the coding sequence ATGGACAAAAACAGGCTATTGCTTTACTTTACTGTATTCTTGATAATGGGGTTGTCCAATGCAGTTATACCTGTACTGCCGGAAATAGCGGCTTTGGGGAAGGGGAGTGCAGGGGTTCTTGCATCGGGCCTGCTGTTCTCGGGATACTTCATAGGGGCATTGGTGATGATGCTGCCTTTTGGCCTGCTTTCGGACAGGTACGACGGCCTCCGGCTGATTGTGTTTTCAATCCTGCTGACGCTGGTTTCCGGTATAGTGCTCCTTATCAGCGAGAACCTGTTCGTGCTTGTGCTTGCAAGACTGGCAGAGGGGGTTGCCTGCGGGGCTTTCTTCCCGGTGGCCTATGCAATGCTGTCAGAATACGAAGAGAAGAGCCGGTATATTGGCGAGTTCAACTTCCTGCTGAATGCCGGTCTGGCACTGGGAGTCGCGCTGGCAGGCTACCTGGCGCAATGGCATATCAAAGGCGGCATCTTCATTTTCACCGCACTGGCAATCCTGCTTTTGATAGCTGGCGCAATGATCCTGAAGCAGGAGAACAGGAGCCATGAAACGAGTCCGAAAGTGAGAGTAAAGGAACCGGATATACCCGGAGTGCGTACAATTGCCGGTCACTTTACAAATGCAAAATACTCCCGCATATGGATAATCACATTCCTGCTCTTTGGGATAACCGGAGTAGTGATAGCTTTTTATCCGGACTACAGCCAGGAGACCCTTAGCAAAACTGCACTTGGGATATCCATCGCAGCAATGTATGTCAGTGCGATGATAGCAAATATAGCTGCAGGCAGATTGAACTTGAACTACAGGCAAATGATCCGGGCAGGAGTAGCAATCGCTGCAACTGGCACGTTGTTAACCATCGTGCACCCCTTGTCCGGATTTGCACTTATTGGTGCAGGCTCCGGCACCGGCATGGTAGGCTTACCGCTGGCAGTCACCAATATGAGAATCCGGAGGGGGCTTGCAATGGGCATCTTTAACACGTGCATTTATGCAGGCATTGGACTGATGCCAGTGTTTGCCGGTGTTTTTCTTGGCATTCTCGGATTTGAAGCTATCTTTGCAGCCTGTGCCATTATACTCCTGTTATCACTGCTTATTAAGGATAGATTAAAAAGTGAGAGCTAG